Proteins encoded within one genomic window of Bacillus thuringiensis:
- a CDS encoding PTS sugar transporter subunit IIB: MYILLCCAAGMSTSMVVRKMQEEAMKQGKNYKIKAVDSELVKLEIKNADVVLIGPQVKYLFPAVEFLANSYNIPVAIIDQRDYGMCDGLKVLKQAEQLVLA, encoded by the coding sequence ATGTACATTTTATTATGTTGTGCAGCAGGCATGTCAACGAGTATGGTTGTAAGAAAAATGCAAGAAGAGGCAATGAAACAAGGGAAGAATTATAAAATTAAAGCAGTTGATTCAGAACTTGTGAAACTGGAAATAAAAAATGCTGATGTTGTTTTAATTGGTCCGCAAGTGAAATATTTATTTCCAGCCGTAGAGTTTCTTGCAAATTCATACAATATACCAGTTGCGATTATAGACCAACGAGATTATGGCATGTGTGATGGTTTGAAAGTACTGAAACAAGCAGAACAATTAGTTTTAGCATAA
- a CDS encoding PTS sugar transporter subunit IIC, which produces MNGFMSFMEQKIMPTTQKIAGQRHLLAIRNGVISTLPLTIVGSFFVIFLNLPIDAYMEWIAPFRHILDIPFRFTVGLMALYAAFGVGASLANFYQLNQLSAGLLSVLAFLLASVEPIQITKAVPGVIDAGRYISVGTLSATSLFGAIVTALIAVEIYHFMIKHNISIKLPDSVPPAVSNSFAALIPTLVVILLFWGIRYGLKFDVNTTITYLIAPLKSVLVGNNLFGGLLTVFLIVFFWSFGIHGPAILGPIIRPMWDSAILENMEVFTATGNAHQLPNLFTEQFIQWFVWIGGSGSTLALVIMFMFSKSKFLKELGRLSFVPGLFNINEPIIFGAPIVMNPILIIPFVITPLVTTTVSYFAVVSGMIPLMMAKLPFTMLAPIAAIISTDWTIMAGVLVLVNFVISFVIYYPFFKMYEKQQLAGEEKTECSDQLSS; this is translated from the coding sequence ATGAATGGATTTATGAGTTTTATGGAACAAAAGATTATGCCAACAACACAAAAGATTGCCGGACAGCGACATTTATTAGCAATTCGAAACGGGGTTATTTCTACATTACCTTTAACGATTGTCGGATCATTTTTCGTTATCTTTTTAAACTTACCAATTGATGCATATATGGAGTGGATTGCACCGTTTCGCCATATTTTAGATATCCCATTCCGATTTACAGTAGGACTAATGGCGTTATACGCAGCATTTGGGGTAGGGGCTTCGCTCGCGAATTTTTATCAGCTCAATCAGTTAAGTGCAGGGTTATTATCTGTACTCGCCTTTTTACTAGCATCAGTTGAACCAATTCAAATTACGAAAGCTGTACCAGGTGTTATTGATGCAGGTAGATATATTTCAGTAGGAACATTAAGTGCCACATCTTTATTCGGCGCAATTGTTACAGCTTTAATTGCAGTAGAAATTTATCACTTTATGATTAAGCATAATATCTCAATTAAATTACCAGATAGTGTACCACCAGCAGTTTCAAATTCGTTTGCAGCATTAATTCCAACGTTAGTCGTTATTCTTTTATTCTGGGGTATTCGTTACGGTTTGAAATTTGATGTAAACACAACAATCACATATTTAATCGCACCACTAAAATCAGTATTAGTAGGAAATAATTTATTCGGCGGTTTATTAACAGTATTCTTAATCGTATTCTTCTGGTCATTCGGTATACATGGACCTGCGATTTTAGGACCAATCATTCGCCCAATGTGGGATTCAGCAATTCTTGAAAATATGGAAGTATTCACAGCTACAGGAAATGCACATCAGTTACCAAACTTATTTACAGAGCAATTTATTCAATGGTTCGTATGGATTGGCGGATCAGGTTCAACGTTAGCTTTAGTAATTATGTTTATGTTCTCTAAATCTAAGTTCCTAAAAGAATTAGGTAGATTATCATTCGTACCAGGTTTATTCAATATTAACGAACCAATTATTTTTGGGGCACCGATTGTAATGAACCCAATCTTAATCATTCCGTTCGTTATTACACCTTTAGTTACAACGACAGTATCATATTTCGCAGTTGTTTCAGGTATGATTCCGTTGATGATGGCGAAACTGCCATTTACGATGTTAGCGCCAATTGCAGCGATTATTAGTACGGACTGGACAATTATGGCTGGTGTACTTGTACTTGTTAACTTTGTTATCTCATTCGTTATTTACTACCCATTCTTCAAAATGTATGAGAAACAACAATTAGCAGGAGAGGAGAAAACAGAATGCTCGGATCAATTATCATCTTAA
- a CDS encoding DUF871 domain-containing protein, giving the protein MERKLGISLYPEHSTKEKDMAYISAAARHGFSRIFTCLLSVNRPKEEIVAEFKEIIHHAKDNNMEVILDVAPAVFDQLGISYSDLSFFAELGADGIRLDLGFDGLTEAKMTNNPYGLKIELNVSNDIAYLENILSHQANKSALIGCHNFYPQKFTGLPYDYFIRCSERFKKHGIRTAAFITSHAAEIGPWDINDGLCTLEQHRNLPIEVQAKHLWATRLIDDVIIGNAYASEEELEKLGNLNRYMLQLKVHFVDEVTEVEKKATLQELHVRRGDITEYMVRSTEVRKKYKDYDFPVRESVRQERGQVVIGNNSFGKYKGELQIILKEMPIDERKNIVGTIAEEELFLLDYVGAWTQFTCVE; this is encoded by the coding sequence ATGGAGCGTAAATTAGGAATTTCACTTTATCCAGAACATTCAACGAAAGAAAAAGATATGGCATACATTTCGGCAGCGGCACGCCACGGTTTTTCAAGAATATTCACATGTCTATTATCTGTGAATCGTCCGAAAGAAGAAATTGTAGCTGAATTTAAAGAAATTATTCATCATGCAAAAGATAACAATATGGAAGTTATTTTAGATGTAGCTCCGGCAGTATTTGATCAACTTGGTATTAGCTATAGCGATCTATCATTCTTTGCAGAGTTAGGTGCAGATGGTATTCGTTTAGATCTAGGTTTTGACGGATTAACAGAAGCAAAAATGACGAATAATCCGTATGGCTTAAAAATTGAGCTAAACGTAAGTAACGATATTGCATACTTAGAAAATATCCTTTCGCATCAGGCGAATAAGTCAGCTTTAATTGGTTGTCATAACTTCTATCCGCAAAAGTTCACTGGTCTTCCGTATGATTATTTCATTCGCTGTAGTGAACGTTTTAAAAAACACGGTATTCGCACGGCGGCCTTTATTACGTCACATGCAGCTGAAATCGGTCCATGGGATATTAACGACGGACTATGTACGCTAGAACAACATCGTAACTTACCGATTGAAGTACAAGCGAAGCATTTATGGGCAACAAGGCTTATTGATGATGTTATTATCGGAAATGCTTATGCGAGTGAAGAAGAGTTAGAGAAACTAGGAAACTTAAATCGTTACATGTTACAGCTAAAGGTACATTTTGTAGACGAAGTGACTGAAGTAGAGAAGAAAGCGACACTGCAAGAATTACACGTAAGACGCGGCGACATAACAGAATATATGGTACGTTCTACAGAAGTACGTAAAAAGTACAAAGACTATGACTTTCCAGTGCGCGAAAGTGTACGACAGGAAAGAGGGCAAGTTGTAATAGGTAACAACTCATTCGGAAAGTATAAAGGTGAACTGCAAATCATTCTAAAAGAAATGCCGATAGATGAACGGAAAAATATTGTCGGTACAATTGCAGAAGAAGAGTTATTCTTACTAGATTATGTAGGGGCTTGGACACAGTTTACTTGTGTGGAATAG
- a CDS encoding HEAT repeat domain-containing protein: MEEYIDDLLRRMADEETEIWHRAYDEAKALNDLLTFPYLQQKVIKAKKIAMKKDIYYVMTKLAINTKKIYIADYLIDRLECEQSPTLLSELLSNIYTLPEVSSTNKIIPYIYHKNDSVRYWAVSSLKLYKSLEAESALLKLLDTEENKDEITNICYTLFEIGTKQSILPLTKLLYSNSAYVRSTVIEVLAKIGGSDLQIVYIEALQDRNVMVKYEAVRAIYTYGDEMAMRPICERVNKIVARRRKNEVEPTDEAEIIIALRFLHKFANHEEVLKIFDKVYKKRGNLFMSERKWLRDNITYFQEKERM; encoded by the coding sequence ATGGAAGAGTATATAGATGATTTATTAAGGCGGATGGCTGATGAAGAAACAGAGATTTGGCATCGTGCGTATGATGAAGCAAAAGCGTTAAATGACTTATTAACTTTTCCATATTTACAGCAGAAGGTAATCAAAGCAAAAAAAATAGCTATGAAGAAAGATATATATTATGTAATGACGAAACTCGCTATCAATACGAAGAAAATCTATATTGCTGATTATCTTATAGATCGTTTGGAATGTGAACAAAGCCCGACTTTGTTAAGTGAACTGCTTAGTAATATTTATACATTGCCAGAAGTAAGTAGTACAAATAAAATCATTCCGTATATTTATCATAAAAACGATAGTGTTCGTTATTGGGCAGTTTCTTCCTTAAAGTTATATAAATCATTAGAAGCGGAAAGTGCGTTGCTAAAGTTGCTGGATACTGAAGAAAATAAAGATGAGATTACAAATATTTGTTATACATTGTTTGAGATTGGAACGAAGCAATCGATTCTGCCGTTAACAAAGCTTTTATATAGTAATAGTGCCTATGTTCGTTCAACTGTTATTGAGGTGTTAGCAAAAATAGGGGGATCGGACTTACAAATAGTTTATATTGAAGCTTTACAGGATAGAAATGTGATGGTGAAATATGAAGCTGTTCGAGCTATTTATACGTATGGCGATGAAATGGCAATGAGACCAATTTGCGAACGTGTGAATAAAATTGTTGCTAGAAGACGTAAAAATGAAGTAGAGCCTACGGATGAAGCAGAGATTATCATTGCTCTTCGTTTCTTACATAAGTTTGCTAATCATGAAGAAGTTTTAAAGATATTTGATAAAGTGTACAAAAAACGTGGAAACTTGTTTATGTCGGAGAGGAAGTGGCTTCGAGACAATATTACTTACTTTCAAGAGAAAGAAAGAATGTAA
- the entC gene encoding cell wall-binding protein EntC has translation MELLQNINDPLRKLCNSMFFANKKIMVAIMRSTKTNAMEAIMKKFMGIATAAVFGLGIFTTSAKAETIVTTDVLNVRENPTTESQVVGKLLDGYKVNVLHTENGWSKVKLNSGKEAFISADYTKDTYYVTASVLNVRAGANTDSEILGKLKQDDVIETTHQVQNDWIQFEYNGKTAYVHVPYLTGKAPIKVQPVVKAEKTTKVQDTAKVREAAKAQEAAETQAKAKAEEATKAREAAEAQAEVKAQEAAKAREAAKAQAEAKAQADAEAQAETKAQEAAKAREAAKAQEAAEAQAAAKAQEAAKAREAAKAQADAEAQAEAKAEEAAKAREAAKAREAAKAQKPATQQPVTKETEKNTQSSSREFQVVATAYTADPLENGYKAGDQVKSALGHNLTANPNMKLIAVDPSVIPLGSKVWVEGYGVAIAGDTGGAIKGNKIDVLMPDKGTSSNWGRKTVTVKVLN, from the coding sequence CTGGAATTATTACAGAATATTAATGACCCGTTACGAAAGCTTTGTAATTCTATGTTTTTCGCAAATAAGAAAATAATGGTTGCTATAATGAGGTCAACGAAAACAAATGCAATGGAGGCTATTATGAAAAAATTTATGGGTATAGCAACAGCAGCGGTTTTTGGTCTTGGGATTTTCACAACATCTGCTAAAGCAGAAACAATCGTAACGACTGATGTACTAAACGTACGAGAAAACCCAACTACTGAATCACAAGTTGTAGGAAAATTATTAGATGGATATAAAGTTAACGTTTTACATACAGAAAACGGATGGTCAAAAGTGAAATTGAATAGCGGTAAAGAAGCTTTCATTAGCGCTGACTATACAAAAGACACTTACTACGTAACAGCTAGCGTATTAAACGTACGTGCTGGTGCAAACACAGACTCAGAAATTCTTGGTAAATTGAAACAAGATGATGTAATTGAAACAACACACCAAGTACAAAATGATTGGATCCAATTTGAATATAACGGAAAAACAGCTTATGTTCATGTTCCTTACTTAACAGGTAAAGCTCCAATTAAAGTACAACCAGTAGTTAAAGCTGAAAAAACAACTAAAGTTCAAGATACAGCTAAAGTTCGTGAAGCAGCTAAAGCTCAAGAAGCAGCTGAAACTCAAGCAAAAGCTAAAGCAGAGGAAGCAACTAAAGCTCGTGAAGCGGCAGAAGCTCAAGCAGAAGTTAAAGCTCAGGAAGCAGCTAAAGCTCGTGAAGCAGCTAAGGCTCAAGCAGAAGCTAAAGCTCAGGCAGACGCTGAAGCTCAAGCAGAAACTAAAGCTCAAGAAGCGGCTAAAGCTCGTGAAGCAGCTAAAGCTCAAGAAGCAGCTGAAGCTCAAGCAGCGGCTAAAGCTCAAGAGGCAGCTAAAGCTCGTGAAGCAGCTAAAGCTCAGGCAGACGCTGAAGCTCAAGCAGAAGCTAAGGCCGAAGAGGCAGCTAAGGCCCGTGAAGCAGCTAAAGCTCGTGAAGCGGCTAAAGCTCAAAAACCAGCTACACAACAACCTGTTACAAAAGAAACTGAGAAAAACACACAATCTTCTTCTCGTGAGTTCCAAGTTGTAGCAACAGCTTATACAGCAGATCCACTTGAAAATGGTTATAAAGCAGGCGACCAAGTAAAATCAGCTTTAGGCCACAACTTAACAGCTAATCCAAACATGAAACTAATTGCAGTTGATCCAAGTGTCATTCCATTAGGTTCAAAAGTATGGGTTGAAGGTTACGGAGTAGCAATCGCTGGTGATACTGGTGGAGCTATTAAAGGCAATAAAATCGACGTTTTAATGCCAGATAAAGGTACATCAAGTAACTGGGGACGTAAAACAGTTACAGTTAAAGTATTAAACTAG
- a CDS encoding helix-turn-helix domain-containing protein has translation MEIKDRLKQIRIDSKLSQEQFGKEVGLTKGTVSKFENGKAFPGRETLEKVSKRFNVTIDYLYGESKEIDLNAHKYKKFKEIMEWLEPLPKDEKDIALEQMLSIAQALNKNHTKPEKK, from the coding sequence GTGGAAATAAAGGATAGATTAAAACAAATCAGAATAGATAGTAAGCTAAGCCAAGAACAATTCGGGAAAGAGGTTGGCTTAACAAAAGGAACTGTTTCTAAATTTGAAAATGGGAAAGCCTTTCCTGGACGAGAAACATTAGAAAAAGTTTCAAAAAGATTTAATGTTACTATTGACTACTTATATGGAGAAAGTAAAGAAATAGATTTAAATGCACACAAATATAAAAAGTTTAAAGAAATCATGGAATGGCTAGAACCGTTACCAAAAGATGAAAAAGATATAGCATTAGAACAAATGCTTTCTATCGCTCAGGCGCTAAATAAAAATCATACGAAACCTGAGAAGAAATAG
- a CDS encoding ArpU family phage packaging/lysis transcriptional regulator produces the protein MEQPILLSIMDKETEKKIQKVVISILKEHRALKVRFGDEIGQQQGGINLFPEICNTKQINQMKYRQVEKALKYSLDEDERNIIEMKYLSDQKLRDNYIYNELLIKKDSYYEKKKNALRLIATALGVI, from the coding sequence TTGGAACAACCAATTTTATTATCAATTATGGATAAAGAAACAGAAAAGAAAATACAAAAAGTAGTTATAAGTATTTTAAAGGAACATCGTGCATTAAAGGTGCGTTTTGGGGATGAGATTGGGCAACAGCAGGGAGGAATTAATTTGTTTCCTGAAATTTGTAATACTAAGCAGATTAATCAAATGAAGTATAGACAGGTTGAAAAAGCTTTAAAGTATAGCTTAGATGAGGACGAGAGAAACATTATTGAGATGAAGTATTTAAGCGATCAAAAATTAAGAGATAATTATATTTATAATGAATTGTTAATAAAGAAAGACTCTTATTATGAAAAGAAGAAGAATGCTCTTCGCTTAATTGCTACGGCTTTAGGGGTGATTTGA
- a CDS encoding phage holin family protein produces MAHIASLIKIFGATFGAFCGYFFGGFDVALKVLVIIAVIDYLSGMIAAGYSGELKSKVGFKGIAKKVMLFLLIGVAAQLDSLFGSNSGIREATIFFFIGNEALSVLENAGRIGIKIPKILISAVEVLNNEQKQEHKKEK; encoded by the coding sequence GTGGCTCATATTGCTAGCTTAATAAAGATATTTGGAGCGACATTCGGAGCTTTTTGTGGGTATTTTTTTGGAGGGTTTGATGTTGCATTGAAAGTATTGGTAATAATAGCAGTTATTGATTATCTGTCTGGAATGATTGCAGCAGGGTATAGCGGAGAATTGAAAAGTAAAGTTGGCTTTAAGGGCATTGCTAAAAAGGTGATGTTATTTTTATTAATTGGAGTTGCAGCACAGCTAGATTCATTATTTGGTAGTAATAGTGGAATTCGAGAAGCAACAATCTTTTTCTTTATAGGAAATGAAGCATTATCAGTTTTAGAAAATGCTGGTCGTATAGGGATTAAGATTCCGAAAATATTAATCAGTGCTGTTGAAGTTTTAAATAATGAACAAAAACAAGAACATAAAAAGGAGAAATGA
- a CDS encoding glycoside hydrolase family 25 protein, with product MGHIVDISKWNGNIDWSVAAPQLDLVIARVQDGSNYVDPMYKEYVQAMKSYKVPYGNYAFCRFTSVADAKKEAQDFWARGDKGALFWVADVEVKTMGDMQSGTQAFIDELRRLGAKKVGLYVGHHTYEAFGAANIKADFTWIPRYGGNKPAYPCDIWQYTETGNVSGIGKCDLNYLIGNKSLSWFLDGNGDNNGQQSRPVGIGIAISKYPVGYEVNLNTNPTDFIFSGNSIKDKNPYLIYKAWWIPEYMINFGGDQQWAKLEHFDVQWFYAYSKYPSGYQIRHYDGPNGKDTGFVDGSEPYRLFGRQDGHVDIGGNRWIREEHVVIR from the coding sequence ATGGGACACATTGTAGATATTTCAAAATGGAACGGTAATATAGATTGGAGTGTAGCGGCTCCACAGCTTGATTTAGTTATTGCTAGGGTGCAAGATGGCTCAAATTACGTAGATCCTATGTATAAAGAATACGTTCAAGCTATGAAAAGTTATAAAGTACCGTATGGAAATTACGCATTTTGCCGCTTTACGTCTGTTGCGGATGCTAAGAAAGAAGCGCAAGATTTTTGGGCGCGAGGTGACAAAGGTGCATTATTTTGGGTTGCAGACGTTGAGGTTAAGACAATGGGTGATATGCAAAGTGGGACGCAAGCATTTATCGATGAATTACGCCGTTTAGGAGCAAAAAAAGTTGGTTTATACGTAGGGCATCATACTTATGAAGCGTTTGGTGCAGCAAATATTAAAGCTGATTTTACATGGATTCCACGTTATGGCGGGAATAAACCAGCTTATCCTTGTGACATTTGGCAGTATACTGAGACAGGAAATGTATCTGGTATTGGTAAATGTGATTTGAATTATTTAATTGGTAACAAGTCATTATCTTGGTTTCTTGATGGAAATGGTGATAACAATGGGCAACAAAGTCGACCGGTAGGTATTGGGATCGCTATCTCAAAATATCCTGTTGGATATGAGGTGAACTTAAATACAAATCCAACTGATTTTATATTTTCAGGTAATTCTATTAAAGATAAAAACCCATATTTAATTTATAAAGCTTGGTGGATCCCAGAATATATGATTAATTTCGGCGGGGATCAACAATGGGCAAAATTAGAGCATTTCGATGTTCAATGGTTTTATGCTTATTCAAAATATCCTTCTGGTTATCAAATTAGACATTACGATGGACCGAATGGAAAAGATACTGGTTTTGTCGATGGTAGCGAGCCGTATCGATTATTTGGGCGTCAAGATGGACATGTTGATATTGGTGGGAATCGTTGGATTCGTGAAGAACATGTAGTAATTAGATAA
- a CDS encoding C40 family peptidase, with translation MLKHSVMMDVLANADTKENVEKSFYAYNEASFTSVKSNGGVEYPPQTILIREKRNNGWWKIQTWEGEKWINLNGEKKYVEKPFYTYNEPSFVSAKGGGGQSFLAQEVPVIDGTTSGWLKIISYEGEKWINPNGEKKYVEKSFYTYNEPSFVSPKGGGGQVFTAQEVPVIDGTTSGWLKIISYEGEKWINPNGEKKYVEKSFYTYNEPSFVSPKGGEGQVFTAQEVPVIDGTTSGWLKIISYEGEKWINPNGEKKYIEKSFYTYNEPSFVSAKGNGGQAFSAQEVLVIDGTTSGWLKIISYEGEKWINPNASEVSGVIELALKQLGKPYVFGASGPNSFDCSGFIYYVYKNNGYSISRNSVAGYWPMVIKFNDPQPGDLVFLQNTYTPGPSHMGIYLGNGEFIHAGSEQTGVVRGNVFSSYNQKHFLGYGRFQK, from the coding sequence ATGTTAAAACATAGTGTAATGATGGATGTATTAGCGAATGCGGATACGAAGGAAAATGTAGAAAAGTCATTTTATGCATATAATGAAGCTTCTTTTACATCAGTTAAATCAAATGGAGGCGTGGAATATCCGCCTCAAACAATTCTTATAAGAGAAAAACGAAACAATGGTTGGTGGAAAATTCAAACTTGGGAAGGCGAGAAGTGGATCAATTTAAATGGTGAGAAAAAGTATGTAGAGAAACCATTCTATACGTATAATGAGCCATCATTTGTGTCTGCAAAAGGAGGAGGAGGCCAATCCTTTTTAGCACAAGAGGTACCTGTTATCGATGGGACGACAAGTGGCTGGTTAAAAATTATTTCTTATGAAGGAGAAAAATGGATCAATCCAAACGGTGAGAAAAAGTATGTAGAAAAATCATTCTATACGTACAATGAGCCATCTTTCGTATCTCCAAAAGGAGGAGGAGGTCAAGTCTTTACAGCGCAAGAGGTACCTGTTATTGATGGTACAACAAGTGGTTGGTTAAAGATTATTTCTTATGAAGGAGAAAAATGGATTAATCCAAATGGTGAGAAAAAGTATGTAGAAAAATCATTCTACACGTATAATGAGCCATCTTTCGTATCCCCAAAAGGAGGAGAAGGCCAAGTCTTTACAGCGCAAGAGGTACCTGTTATCGATGGTACAACAAGTGGTTGGTTAAAGATTATTTCTTACGAAGGAGAGAAATGGATCAATCCAAATGGTGAGAAAAAGTATATAGAAAAATCATTCTATACGTACAATGAACCATCATTTGTATCTGCAAAAGGAAATGGAGGCCAAGCTTTTTCAGCACAAGAGGTGCTTGTTATCGATGGTACAACAAGTGGCTGGTTAAAGATTATTTCTTATGAAGGAGAAAAATGGATTAATCCAAATGCTTCTGAGGTCTCAGGAGTAATTGAATTAGCTCTAAAACAATTAGGGAAGCCATACGTCTTTGGAGCATCGGGGCCTAATTCCTTTGATTGTAGTGGTTTCATATACTATGTATATAAAAATAATGGGTATAGTATTTCAAGGAATAGTGTAGCAGGATATTGGCCGATGGTAATTAAATTTAATGATCCGCAGCCTGGAGATTTAGTCTTTTTACAAAACACATATACACCTGGCCCATCACATATGGGGATTTATCTTGGAAACGGTGAGTTCATTCATGCAGGAAGTGAACAGACGGGTGTTGTAAGAGGAAATGTGTTTAGTTCATATAATCAAAAACATTTCCTTGGTTATGGTAGATTTCAAAAATAA
- a CDS encoding 3D domain-containing protein — translation MLKHSVMTGVLANADTKENVEKSFYAYNEASFTSVKSNGGVEYPPQTILIREKRNNGWWKIQTWEGEKWINLNGEKKYVEKSFYTYNEPSFVSPKGGGGQVFTAQEVPVIDGTTSGWLKIISYEGEKWINPNGEKKYVEKSFYTYNEPSFVSAKGGGGQVFTAQEVPVIDGTTSGWLKIISYEGEKWINPNGEKKYVEKSFYTYNEPSFVSTKGNGGQAFSAQEVLVIDGTTSGWLKIISYEGEKWINPNGGIEMVFESTAYSVENSPPHERITAYGIDIGKNPNIKLIAVDPKVIPLGTQVDVEGYGVAIAGDTGGAIKGKIIDVLFPTEREAIKWGRKKVKIRILN, via the coding sequence ATGTTAAAACATAGTGTAATGACGGGTGTATTAGCGAATGCGGATACGAAGGAAAATGTAGAAAAGTCATTTTATGCATATAATGAAGCTTCTTTTACATCAGTTAAATCAAATGGAGGCGTGGAATATCCGCCTCAAACCATTCTTATAAGGGAAAAACGAAATAATGGTTGGTGGAAAATTCAAACTTGGGAAGGCGAGAAGTGGATTAATTTAAATGGTGAGAAAAAGTATGTAGAAAAATCATTCTATACGTACAATGAGCCATCTTTCGTATCTCCAAAAGGAGGAGGAGGTCAAGTCTTTACAGCGCAAGAGGTACCTGTGATTGATGGTACAACAAGTGGTTGGTTAAAGATTATTTCTTATGAAGGAGAAAAATGGATCAATCCAAATGGTGAGAAAAAGTATGTAGAAAAATCATTCTACACGTACAATGAGCCATCTTTCGTATCTGCGAAAGGAGGAGGAGGCCAAGTCTTTACAGCGCAAGAGGTACCTGTTATCGATGGTACAACAAGTGGTTGGTTAAAGATTATTTCTTATGAAGGAGAAAAATGGATTAATCCAAATGGTGAGAAAAAGTATGTAGAAAAATCATTCTACACGTACAATGAACCATCATTTGTATCCACAAAAGGAAATGGAGGCCAAGCTTTTTCAGCACAAGAGGTGCTTGTTATCGATGGTACAACAAGTGGCTGGTTAAAGATTATTTCTTATGAAGGGGAAAAATGGATTAATCCAAACGGTGGCATTGAAATGGTTTTCGAGTCTACAGCGTATAGTGTAGAGAACAGTCCTCCACATGAACGCATTACTGCATATGGTATTGATATAGGGAAAAACCCAAATATCAAGTTAATTGCTGTTGATCCTAAAGTAATTCCATTAGGAACGCAAGTAGATGTTGAGGGTTATGGTGTAGCCATTGCCGGTGATACGGGTGGTGCTATTAAAGGGAAAATAATTGATGTACTTTTCCCGACTGAAAGAGAAGCTATTAAGTGGGGACGCAAAAAGGTGAAAATAAGAATTCTTAATTAA